The DNA sequence GGTTCTTAAAAGATGGTTTTGAATTTTATCGCACAATACTCATTGAGCCTCTCATCGCTGCTTTTTCATCATTTGATATAAACGTTTCAGAAAGCCGTGCAAATGGCCTTACATTATTAGCCGTTATTTGTAGCTCTATTTTAAGAAGTTGGGCATATGACAGGGATTTAAAATATGAATGGAAAGATCTTACGAAAATAACGCTTATAAGCCTGACTTTATTCATTTTCTTTGCATACCCAATCATCTTCGTTAATAAGCTATACGTGGCAGGTATTTATTCTTTGATAGCTATTTTGTGCTACAAACTTTTTTTAAAAGAAGTTTTTGAAGGCTCATTTTATAAAAAACTCCACTTCTATACTCCCTATGTTGCAGCAATTATTCTCCTTTTTGTATGCGCTGCGATAAACGCGGGGTTGAACGAATAGTAGGTTAATCCGTCAGATAGCCAATAAGTGAAGATGAGTAGAAAAACATCTTGACGTTCTGACTAGGTTTTTCCCACTTTATTCTCTAAAGTTACGTCGGCCGCCCCCGACATCAACAACAACTGTTCATGTTCCGTCAACTGTTCAGCTACAGCTTTACCAAGATACGTCCAATACTCGATTAATTGAGTTGGTGTTTTAGGTAGTTTCTCAAGATATGCTTTCGCAGATGAAATTAAGTCATCGTCTATCTCGATGGTGGTATCGCTTTCATTTTTTTATACATCTTTATTACCCTCTTTGATTTCAAATTTCGCTTTTAGCCTTCGGTAGTAACGCCAACACAATGGCATCTTTACTAATGCTTTAGTGATCCAACCATGACCTCCAAAGCTCTTATCTATTATATATTTTGTTGGTAATTACCTATTGCTTTTCACGAAAAAGAGAATTGAGTTTTTTGTTTGAATAAAGACTTTTTAAAATTAAACAAAGTAGCAACGTTAATGATAATTGCACTGACTAATGTTTTCTGGAAAATAGCCCTCAATATCTTTTAAAGTAGCTAGTACGTCTTTGCTACCAAAGTGCTCTGCGATTCGCCAGCAATCAACATCTTCGCCTGTATTGTTAACATAATATGTTTTCCTTGGTTCCCCTCCATTACTTAGCATTTTGTTGAATAAATCGACTTCATCCAGTTCTGCGGCCAGCATCAGTGGGGTATAACCTTTGATCGGTGCAACGTGTTCAGCATTAACATCTGCACCAACTTCAATTAATTGACTCGCAATCAATCTCATTTTTGCAATGTCGATTCTCGTATCTAGCTTCTCTGACATTAATCCAATTAATGAGTGTGACATTTGTCGAAACTTAGGGTTTGAGTTTTGAGTTAAAAGAAATTGTAGCTGATCCTCCAGAGTGAAACCCGTCATGCCTGAGTTCTCCCTCCTAATCGAATCTAACACCTCCGGAGTTAACTGCATTTGAAGAACACTGGACCAATAACGCTTTGGGTCCTTAGCTATACCAATCATCTTTATACAGGCATTCAATGCGGTTTGATTGTCAGTTAAACCTCTATTATTAACGTTTGCCCCCATAGCTAAAACTTTATCAACAATATCAGGTCTACCAGATTGAACCGCCGATATAAGAGGCTGTAGACGCTTTTTGTCAGTACAACGGTTCATAGTTTCTTCACTGTGAGGATATTCTGATAGTAGATTAAACAGAGAGTCGTCTAAAGATCTAAATGGCACCGCTCTTAAGTTTAAAGCCTCCAAAGCCATTAAAATAGCAGTATCACCTGAGCTACTGGTAAGATTAACATTAGCACCTTGCTTTAGGAGCTTTTTGACTACATCACTTTTTTCCATTTGAGCAAACCAAACCAACTGAGGGTATGTTTTCTTCCAAGTTTCTCCAATTTTCAGCTTTCTATTCGGGTGTCGATAATCTGGTTTTATCTCATCAATATCTGTAACAACATTAATTCCAATTTTAGCCGCAATTTCTGGAGTCTTTGCTTCTGGAAACATTCCGGCTTTGGGGAAAACTTTATAAAACGAAGATCTCCAGATTTGTACTTCCCAATCTTCAATGATGTCAGAAAATTTATTCGATGATTCGCAACTTTGAACTGAAGGAATATCATAGTTGAACATCAGCAATGCGTTCTTTAAGTGTTTTAAAAAGACTTTATCCGGCTTTTCTTGGCTTGCCGCGACAACTATTGCCTCTTCAATTATATACTTTTGATTAATACCAGCTCTATATAACCCCCCATCAAAACCTAATTTATAAAGCGCATTAGCTTCTTCAAGCTGGCCATTCAAGACATACATCCTAGCTTTGTGCCACTGTACCCAATATGCAAAGTGAGATTTATGCTCTTCGGGAGATAGTTGTTGCTCAAGTTTATCTATTGCGGTTTTAAAATATTCGAATTGTCCTTCGTTTTTAACAATAGTTCGCTTCAACCCCTGTTGAATTTCTTCGACCAATGGCAGTAAATAACTAATCCTATCCTTATAGTCTTGTTGATGTGATTGAATTAGTTGACTAAATTCATAGGTGGGCTTTGCTCCCCACGAA is a window from the Psychrosphaera ytuae genome containing:
- a CDS encoding ankyrin repeat domain-containing protein, which gives rise to MSEFPYPTHIETLRTFAKVLGVKAGNKYLDDKAKDKTADYRLIDEFSKEVFDYLSKTFGNEISAIFKQGFHGYLTEYMTHVSIISADGLSRTDIGLSLCKTLLSKHVVNTIDSALRLVSSKKPLSVVFFSYHETCTSQILNWLEENERGWESFYKSLEKENKAKVKAWKDGEHKPDVQSLVFLQSWSQGPWPEHIDWQKVRVLLFIASIIDRTAKEEGSSLLIDECRLFSWGAKPTYEFSQLIQSHQQDYKDRISYLLPLVEEIQQGLKRTIVKNEGQFEYFKTAIDKLEQQLSPEEHKSHFAYWVQWHKARMYVLNGQLEEANALYKLGFDGGLYRAGINQKYIIEEAIVVAASQEKPDKVFLKHLKNALLMFNYDIPSVQSCESSNKFSDIIEDWEVQIWRSSFYKVFPKAGMFPEAKTPEIAAKIGINVVTDIDEIKPDYRHPNRKLKIGETWKKTYPQLVWFAQMEKSDVVKKLLKQGANVNLTSSSGDTAILMALEALNLRAVPFRSLDDSLFNLLSEYPHSEETMNRCTDKKRLQPLISAVQSGRPDIVDKVLAMGANVNNRGLTDNQTALNACIKMIGIAKDPKRYWSSVLQMQLTPEVLDSIRRENSGMTGFTLEDQLQFLLTQNSNPKFRQMSHSLIGLMSEKLDTRIDIAKMRLIASQLIEVGADVNAEHVAPIKGYTPLMLAAELDEVDLFNKMLSNGGEPRKTYYVNNTGEDVDCWRIAEHFGSKDVLATLKDIEGYFPENISQCNYH